From Phoenix dactylifera cultivar Barhee BC4 unplaced genomic scaffold, palm_55x_up_171113_PBpolish2nd_filt_p 000186F, whole genome shotgun sequence:
CTCTTATGATCGTTTGTCTCCCACTCACCGTGCTTTTGCTTTAGCTATATCTTCCAATATCGAACCTCGCACCTTTCAGCAGGCTGTTAAACATGCTCACTGGCGTGATGCCATGGCTACTAAGATTCGAGCACTTGAGGAGAACAATACTTGGACAATCACTACTCTTCCCCCTAACAAGCATCCAGTCGGCTGCAAGTGGATTTATaaaatcaagtacaaatttgacgGCATTATCGAGCATTACAAAGCTCCTTAGTGGCCAAAGGTTATACTCAACGAGAAGGTTTTGACTACCACGACACATTTTCTCCTGTAGCCAAATTAACTACTGTCCGGTGTCTTCTAGCCATAGCAGCTATCAAGAATTGGGAGTTGCACCAACTTGATGTCACCAACGCCTTCCTTCATGGTGACCTCCATGAGGAAGTATATATGTCCCTTCCACCAGGTTTCTCTAGTCAGGGGGAGGATCAGGTGTGTCGGCTCAACAAATCCCTTTATGGCTTGAAACAAGCCTCTTGGCAGTGGTTCTTTAAGTTCTCCAGCACTCTTCAAGAGCATGGCTTTATACAAGCCTCATGTGATCATTCCCTTTTTACACAGGCACACGGTACTTCTTTTACAACTCTTCTTGTTTATGTCGATGATATTATCATCGCTGGCAATGATAATGCTTCTATTGCTGACCTCAAAGCCTTTATTTATAGTCATTTTAAGACTAAAGATCTGGGTCCTCTCAAATATTTCTTGGGTTTAGAAGTAGCTCGTACTTCCAAAGGAATTTCTTTATGCCAGCGCAAGTATGCTTTGGAAATTGTTGCAAATTGTGGTCTTCTTGGCTCCAAACCTGTCACTTTTTCCATGGTTCAAAATTTGAAGCTCACCAAGATAGATGGCCCCTCTCTAGGTAATCCCACAAGTTATCGCCGACTAGTTGGTCGTTTACTGTATCTCACGATTACCCGCCCGGACCTATCCTATGCTATTCAGATTCTCAGTCAATTTATGGATAGCCCTCGTCAACCTCACATGGATGCAGCTACATGGGTTATTCGTTTTATCAAAGGGACCCCCAGGTCAAGGAATATTTTTTCCTTCATCTTCTCCTCTACATTTGAAGGCTTTTTGTGACTCAGATTGGGCTGGTTGTCATGATACTCGCCGGTCTATCACCGGGTACTGCATTTTCCTTGGTGATTCTCCTATTTCTTGGAAATCAAAGAAATAAAGTACTGTCTCTCGTTCTTTGGCAGAAGCTGAGTATCGCGTAATGGCTTTCACTTGTTGCGAACTTACTTGTTTGTTAACTGTTCTACAAACCTTCTAGATCCAACATCCCCAACCTGCTCTCTTATTTTGTGACAACCAAGCTGCCTTGCACATTGCTGCGAATCCCGTCTTCCACGAATGAACTAAACATATAGAAATTGACTGTCATGTCATTTGCGAAAAATTGCAAGCTGGTATCGTTCCCACTCTTCATGTTTCTTCTCAGCATCAGATTGGTGTTCTTTTCACAAAAGCATTAGGTTCTGATCAGTTTAATTTTCTCATCCACAAGCTGGGTGTGCATAACATACACTCTCCACGTTGAGAGGGAGTCTTAAAGTATGACAGGCTAGCAGAGCAACGGCTAACTATTCTTAATGTATGACAGGCTAGCAGAGCAACAACTAGCTATTCTAGCAGGAAGCAACGACTAGCTATTCCAACAGCTAGCTATATCTCCCATttacttctttctttcttttgtttctttctttctttagccCTTAATTGTAGCCATTGATTATTTCAAACTCTTGTATATATTGAACAAAGCATGTATCAATATAATGAAAGAATACAGAGCATCTTTCCTCCAATCTTAGTTTTCTTCACATTTGTCATTATGTAGTTTTCACATATTGCAAAAAAAACCAACTTGGACCTGAATTTTTTTGGGTAGGATCGGGTTATACATGGATCCGATCCAACCTTAATAATCCGTTGGGTCAGAAATTTAACCGTGTATACTCGATCTGATTTTTTATTGGGTTGGGTCTGGATCCAACATTAGAATCCAAACAAAAAATTAGGTTGAATTAGGATTATTAATGGTCTGGTCTGACCAACCTATATATACCCCTACTTGCAAGCACCAAACTAGTGGCTATCTATGGACCGAAAGCGCAGACTTTGAGCATGTTTTGCTCAGTGGTAAACCGGGAACCAAAAATCTATTCAAGGTTTCACTTGGTTTAAGTTCCGGGGCGTGCTGCTTTTTTGTTATTAAATAAAAACACCAAATGTCCAAAAGAGGCTGTTAGACGACAAGAACAAACTCCTCCTATCATCAATGATAAGGCTCCGAGGTCACATGCTTCTTTGATGGTTTTCCAAACTTGTAACGATGGTTTTCCAAACTTGTAACGATGGTTAGCACGACAACCCAGCACACATGTCTCTCGCTGATACCGCCAGCGTCGAACACGCCGGACACTGAATTAATCGGCACCCGCTTCCGCACCACGTAACTATATCCCGAATTTTGCGGGGCCCACACGCAGTCATGAGGCTTGCCAGCTGGGTCGAAAAATCAAAACTCGGTTCATTTAATTCCCCCAGATCTCGCCCGCTCTCCGCCTTCCTCGATTTTCCCATCGAAGGACCGTTTCGCCTCGCTCTCGGCTCTCTCTCGCTCTTTTACTCTCTCTTCATTTATTTATCTCTCTAAAAATTTCACGACGAGACCGAGACGGTGTGAGAGGGGGGCGGGACCGGGTGGGGGTGGAGATACAGACAGAGACAGAGAGATAGGGAGCGGAGATTCCTATTTAAACCCCTTCCCTTCTTCCCCTCGGCCTGATCTAGTCGGTTTCGCCGAGGCTCCCCTGCCCTAGATTTGATCgaggagaggggaagaggggGTGGATTTGATCGGTTCCTGTTCCTCTTGAGGTCAGTTTCGCGTTCGATCTCGACCCCTCGGGTTTTCGATTTGGGCCCACTCCGGCCGCCTGCGATCCTCCTATTTTGTTTGGAAATCTCTATCAAAATTCGTTTTTTACTTTCCTTTTTTGGATTCGGAGTTCTGGCTTGGGATTCCTAGGTTGTTCGATTCTTTGCTGATTCGTGTGATTCTCTTTGGATTTCTAATTCATTGTTTCGGTTCTTCATTCCAtcatctttggagctaaagggACGATTTTTATCTCCTGTATTGATTGTCCCGTTGGCTTGGAGCTGTTGTTGATCGTTCCATTTGGCGACTGGGCATTTGTTATCCACAATTGGCGACCCGGCTTGGGATTGAGGGTAAATTGAAGGCGATCGGAGGACAACTAGGGATTTAAGGGCTGGAATCGGGTGTACGTGGAGGCAGATGAAGCCGATATTGAACAGCAAATTGGCTGACGAGGAGTCAGATTACTTCCCTGCGACACCGAGGAAGGGCTGGTCGATTGGTCTGATGAAGTTTGTCTCCATTCTGGTTGTTTTCATGGCGGGTGCGGTGTTGGGCCTGTCGGTGAGCGCCCATTTCAACAAGTACTTCACTTCGCAGGCCGATCTCTTCTTTCCGACGAACATGTTCGCGGCGAACTGTGACAAGAATTGCTTGAGCATCAAGAGTTTCGTGAAACCGACGCATTTGATGCATAGCATGACCGATGATGAGCTCTTCTGGAGGGCGACGATGGTGCCCAAGATGGAGGATTACCCCTTCGAGAGGGTGCCCAAGGTGGCCTTCATGTTCATGACACGAGGTCCTCTGCCGTTTGTGCCCCTGTGGGACAAGTTCTTCAAAGGCCATAAAGGGCTGTACTCGGTTTATGTACATGCACTTCCCGACTACAAGCTCAATGTCTCCGAGGATTCTGCCTTCTATGGCCGCCAAATCCCCAGCGGGGTAAGATGATAATTTGGTTTTCTTCTATATTTCTGAATTGTCGACCATTTCTCTTGAATACTTACTTAGATGACAACATTGCCATGGTTTATGATTTAATGGCGCTGTTGGGAAATAGAATCTCTGTCTTTTCTTCAAAGTTCACTAGTTGCAAGTGATTTGTTGTAATGCATGtagtttcattttcttttgtgatcAAATAGTACCTCATAATGCAATAATTATATActttgaattctgctttttgaaacttaaaacagaTTAATATTATTTCTTATATTGAATTACTTTATATCCAATAGTGAATAGGTACTTGCCGTTGTAAATGTGGACATTATAATGCAATTTATATGTGTGGAGCCAATAAAATTCCTGTAATGAATGATGTTTTGAAGAAGGTTATTATTAGCATTCAGGGTCATCTGCATTAGAAGGATTCGAGCAGGCAAGATAGTtagcattttttcttttttaaagaaaaaacaagTGTCTCTTGGAATGCTAGTATTACACAAGTGCAATTTAAAATGTATGATCCACATGAACTTATTCTAACTACAGTTGCAGACAGGCCTTGTTCTTCGTATGATAATGAAAGTGAAGTTCCAAAGTGTTCCAGATACATCATCACTATAATAATTGGCAAGAGGTTGTGAAATGCCAGCATAAAATAAATCGATCAAAATAGCAAACTATCATAACTATATGAAAAAACGACAACGTGGTTAGATAGAAAAAGGGGCCCAATAATGATGCAAATCATTATGTACATTATTTTTCAAAGTCTTTGTGATTGATTTCAGATAATTTTGAATGAAAGCCTGTTGCTTGCATTTGATCTAACTAgccttattctttctttctgctATGCAGGAGGTTTCATGGGGCTCAGTTTCACTAGTAGATGCAGAGAAGCGTCTCTTGGCCAATGCTCTCCTGGATTTCTCCAATGAGCGGTTTGTTTTGCTCTCTGAGAGTTGCATTCCAGTATACAATTTCCCCACTGTTTATGAGTACCTCATAAACTCGGAGCACAGCTTcgttgaatcctatgatgagGATTCCCCACAGGGCCGTGGCCGTTACAGCCGGTACATGGCCCCTCATATCAAACTCTATCAATGGAGAAAAGGGTCTGAGTGGTTCGAACTCAACCGTGAATTGGCTGTGACCGTAGTTGCAGACTATAAGTACTATACCCTCTTCAGGAAATACTGTAGGCCCTCTTGCTATCCTGATGAGCACTACATCCCGACTTACCTGAACATGTTCCATGGGTCTCTGAATGCGAACCGGAGCGTGACTTGGGTTGACTGGTCAAGGGGAGGGCCTCACCCGGCAAGATATGGTGCTCCAACCATTACAGCGGAGTTCATTCAGGCAATAAGAAATAATGGGACCTTCTGTATGTATAACTCGAGGCCGACTTCAATCTGCTTCCTCTTTGCAAGGAAGTTTGCTCCAAATGCACTGGAATCCCTACTCAACCTCACTTCATCAGTAATGGGTTTCTGACTTCCTTTGTTCGGCACTCTGATTTATTGCCTTCGGGAGACGCTTCATCCACTTCTGACTGATCAGGGTCGAATCATTCTGATACTACCCCTGTGGCATCCTTGCTGCCTCTGTATTTGAATTAGAGGATGAGTCTTGGATCATTTTTTCTGGTGGATGGTGTAGCACAGTAGCAGATTAGGTGGCAGGCAGTCCCGAAGCTGCTTAATGGAGGATGAGAAGGTCTCAGACATGGAACTTCAGTTTCCTATTCAATATCCTCATTTATTTTTGGTTTTGTACCCGAGGTCTTCTAATGCATTTGTTCAGATACTAATCTGTGAGCACGAACTCGATCATTCATTGTCTCATTATTTTACAATGCCGGTGGGTGTCGATCTCTTCGATGTTGGTAACAGGTTAAATATTTGTTTCATGCCTTGGAAGAGGTTGGCAGTGCTTGTCATATACTACCAACTCTCAGATAATGATTGAAGAGAGAACACAAGGTGGAACATGATTTCACAAAACTCGCGatagttttttttatataatttattaattaGGACTTCAAGTATCATCGAGCATGTGCATGGTGATTTCAGTTTATTTAATCTGAAACCAGGTTTTGTTGTTATGCAAAGGAAAGGATTTTTTCAATTAGGAATTGGATAATATTAAAATGTAtatgttatgggggaattgagccgccatgccccacgtgatcggcacgcgtatccaggaaagctacagctgccctatgatccagcactccgaccccgagtcggacctcctcggctccgcagcccgaccccgggtcggctgccctatgatccagcactccgactccgagtcggacctcctcggctccgcagcccgaccccgggtcggctgccctatgatccagcactccgaccccgagtcggacctcctcggcttcgcagcccgaccccgggtcggctgccctatgatccagcattccgaccccgagtcggagatcttttgataacgacaggctattctccagaggcacgccgcggccccctgctccactactccctgcaacggctgtacccgatgctgcccacgatctcctgtatcaaccgtacaaagcggagctccactacgccctgccatgaccgtacccagcgctgctccacgacgccccgtaacggccatgtcagtggccattctatcgtgccccacgacgacaaacccccctgagagacctcccagccaggtatatatgcggctggggggagaagggggggggtaagcaatacctcccagagcactctctcccacttgtgattatcatctctcctcctccaatctcctctgacttgaccgtcggagggccatcaccaccctggtggtggtgcaaggcttgtttgcaggttccttggcggaaggtggagcgcaaccagcatcaaccaagacaactcaggcggaaccccgttcacaccgtcgtgtcaatcgttctcggtttggaccaccagcaacagttggcgctagaggaagggccgaatctcagaacgatcgtaatggcacggcgaggtggtcgcggagcttccaatgcttccggtcgcggagcctctcgcgcctctggccgggaggctgctgcgtccccaacacactctcagcagcattccaccgcttctcctcccattcagacggtcgaacctgctcagttcgaccagctagcccagcaggttcgcaccctcgcggaggcagtgcagaatctgcagggtgtgatctctcgggtgccgcagcgggctcaggagccgctgctccccgagcactcgcctcttcctcacaacccgcgctccttcctctcccatggagaggagcgccggcgcggggaggattctcgagtgcggtccattctgccaggaccttctcatcggagctgcgcggggtacgagaggcggacccgggcgcgttctcagacaccccagtcctcgaggggcccgcactccagtcggtccccctcgcgccgctccttgtctcccgcccaccggtcgcgctccctggaccg
This genomic window contains:
- the LOC103723571 gene encoding glycosyltransferase BC10-like, which encodes MKPILNSKLADEESDYFPATPRKGWSIGLMKFVSILVVFMAGAVLGLSVSAHFNKYFTSQADLFFPTNMFAANCDKNCLSIKSFVKPTHLMHSMTDDELFWRATMVPKMEDYPFERVPKVAFMFMTRGPLPFVPLWDKFFKGHKGLYSVYVHALPDYKLNVSEDSAFYGRQIPSGEVSWGSVSLVDAEKRLLANALLDFSNERFVLLSESCIPVYNFPTVYEYLINSEHSFVESYDEDSPQGRGRYSRYMAPHIKLYQWRKGSEWFELNRELAVTVVADYKYYTLFRKYCRPSCYPDEHYIPTYLNMFHGSLNANRSVTWVDWSRGGPHPARYGAPTITAEFIQAIRNNGTFCMYNSRPTSICFLFARKFAPNALESLLNLTSSVMGF